From one Phocaeicola salanitronis DSM 18170 genomic stretch:
- the clpP gene encoding ATP-dependent Clp endopeptidase proteolytic subunit ClpP — MDDFRKYAVKHLGMSSMVLDDVIKSQSYLNPYILEERQLNVTQLDVFSRLMMDRIIFLGTQIDDYTANTLQAQLLYLDSVDSGKDISIYINSPGGSVYAGLGIYDTMQFIGSDVATICTGMAASMAAVLLVAGKEGKRSALTHSRVMIHQPMGGAQGQASDIEITAREIQKLKKELYTIIAEHSHTDFDKVWADSDRDYWMTAQEAKEYGMIDEVLSRKSAL, encoded by the coding sequence ATGGACGATTTTAGGAAATATGCTGTCAAGCATTTGGGAATGAGCAGCATGGTGCTTGACGATGTAATCAAGTCTCAAAGCTATCTGAACCCTTATATCTTGGAAGAACGCCAGTTGAACGTAACCCAGCTCGATGTATTCTCGCGGTTGATGATGGACCGCATCATCTTCCTCGGGACTCAAATCGATGATTATACCGCCAATACGTTGCAGGCACAATTGCTGTATTTGGATTCGGTGGATTCGGGGAAAGACATCTCTATTTACATCAACTCTCCGGGCGGGTCGGTATATGCCGGTCTGGGCATCTACGACACGATGCAATTCATCGGAAGCGATGTAGCTACGATTTGTACCGGCATGGCTGCTTCGATGGCTGCCGTATTGCTTGTAGCCGGGAAAGAAGGCAAACGCTCTGCCCTTACGCATTCGCGGGTGATGATTCACCAGCCGATGGGAGGCGCGCAAGGCCAGGCTTCCGATATCGAAATCACCGCACGCGAGATTCAGAAACTGAAGAAAGAGCTTTATACCATTATCGCCGAACATTCACACACAGACTTCGATAAGGTATGGGCGGATTCTGACCGCGATTATTGGATGACGGCTCAGGAGGCGAAAGAATATGGGATGATTGATGAGGTGCTGTCGCGTAAGTCGGCATTATAA
- the clpX gene encoding ATP-dependent Clp protease ATP-binding subunit ClpX, with the protein MPCQLKIEETLEDKTNPKGKRRCSFCGRSETEVGFLITGVNGCICDSCAEQAHEIVQEATRQKKSGMNLNLADLPKPKDIKEFLDQYVIGQDSAKRYLSVAVYNHYKRLLQPESKDDVEIEKSNIIMVGSTGTGKTLLARTIAKLLHVPFTIVDATVLTEAGYVGEDIESILTRLLQVADYNVEEAERGIVFIDEIDKIARKGDNPSITRDVSGEGVQQGLLKLLEGSIVNVPPQGGRKHPEQKLIPVNTKNILFICGGAFDGIERKIAQRLNTHVVGYGAAKETVNIDRKNLMQYIAPQDLKSFGLIPEIIGRLPILTYLNPLDRTALRNILTEPKNSIIKQYIKLFEMDGVKLTFEPEVFEYIVDKAIEYKLGARGLRSIVETIMMDTMFEVPSHKIDTFTVTLDYAKEQMGKANISRLQMA; encoded by the coding sequence ATGCCTTGTCAACTAAAAATAGAAGAAACATTGGAAGACAAGACAAACCCAAAAGGCAAGCGCCGTTGTAGCTTTTGCGGGCGTTCGGAGACAGAAGTAGGTTTTCTTATTACGGGAGTCAACGGATGCATTTGCGACAGTTGTGCCGAACAGGCACACGAAATCGTGCAGGAAGCTACACGCCAGAAAAAGAGCGGCATGAACCTGAACTTGGCAGACCTGCCCAAGCCGAAAGACATCAAAGAGTTTCTCGACCAATACGTTATCGGTCAGGATAGTGCGAAACGTTATCTTTCCGTAGCGGTGTATAACCACTACAAGCGTTTGCTCCAGCCCGAATCGAAAGACGATGTGGAAATCGAGAAATCCAATATAATTATGGTAGGAAGCACCGGCACGGGAAAAACGCTGTTGGCACGGACCATAGCCAAGCTTCTGCATGTTCCTTTTACCATCGTGGACGCTACGGTGTTGACCGAAGCCGGCTATGTAGGCGAGGATATCGAAAGCATTCTGACCCGTTTGCTTCAGGTGGCGGATTATAATGTGGAAGAGGCAGAGCGAGGCATTGTGTTCATTGATGAAATCGATAAGATAGCCCGCAAGGGAGATAACCCTTCCATAACCCGCGATGTGAGCGGCGAAGGCGTGCAGCAAGGCCTGCTCAAGCTTTTGGAAGGCTCTATCGTCAATGTGCCCCCTCAAGGCGGACGCAAACATCCCGAACAAAAGCTGATACCGGTCAATACCAAAAACATCCTGTTCATTTGCGGAGGAGCTTTCGACGGCATCGAACGGAAAATAGCCCAACGCTTGAATACGCATGTGGTAGGATACGGAGCCGCAAAGGAAACGGTAAATATCGACCGTAAAAACCTGATGCAATACATTGCTCCGCAAGACCTGAAGTCGTTCGGACTGATTCCGGAAATCATCGGACGCCTTCCGATTCTGACCTACTTGAATCCGTTGGACCGTACGGCATTGCGCAATATTCTGACCGAGCCGAAAAACTCTATCATCAAACAATACATCAAGTTGTTCGAGATGGATGGAGTGAAACTGACGTTCGAGCCGGAAGTATTCGAATACATTGTCGATAAGGCTATCGAATATAAATTGGGCGCACGCGGACTTCGCTCCATTGTAGAAACCATCATGATGGATACGATGTTTGAGGTCCCGTCGCATAAGATCGATACCTTTACGGTGACATTGGATTATGCAAAAGAGCAGATGGGAAAGGCAAATATATCCCGTTTACAAATGGCTTGA